One window of Acidobacteriota bacterium genomic DNA carries:
- a CDS encoding DUF512 domain-containing protein, whose amino-acid sequence MYEFAVTPAVTQVRRAGVIITDVAPDSLGVELGLESGDRIVKVNGRSIRDYLDFRFQTSGETELEFTVKKSNGETWEIELDREEGEDFGLGFEQIVPRQCANECLFCFCKGNPEDARPSLFVRDEDIRLSFLYGNYTTLSSITPDEMKRIVEQRLSPQYVSVHATDLKTRAYLLGVDEKRADISDKLQFLLDNDIEIHAQVVLCPTINDGAQLEKTLRDLAASYPKVISTAVVPVALTRYNKDDRLTRVTPEFCRATIKQVEKLQKEFRKELGATFAFLGDEIYIKAGAPIPSRRHYGNYPQIEDGVGMIRSFLNRFEKLVGTLNGGGALTKRSNRIDARTHLAAFVPENLKSKIQNPKSKTGSILTGEMFAPILRTEIEKINALTGARLSVLAVPNTYFGGDVSVSGLLTGQDYLAVRGQVTGDFVIIPKHTIKSDEPILLDGMTFDQLKESFEVPIYAFDLEELAAFALKLK is encoded by the coding sequence ATGTACGAATTTGCCGTTACACCGGCCGTTACACAAGTCAGACGCGCCGGCGTGATCATTACGGATGTCGCTCCGGACTCTCTCGGCGTCGAGCTCGGACTTGAAAGCGGTGACCGCATCGTCAAGGTGAACGGGCGTTCGATCCGCGATTATCTCGATTTTCGATTCCAGACGTCTGGTGAGACCGAACTCGAATTCACCGTCAAGAAATCAAACGGCGAGACCTGGGAGATCGAACTCGATCGGGAAGAAGGTGAAGATTTCGGGCTCGGATTCGAACAGATCGTGCCGCGCCAATGCGCCAACGAATGTCTTTTCTGCTTCTGCAAGGGAAATCCCGAAGACGCGCGTCCGTCGCTTTTCGTGCGCGACGAAGATATCCGGCTCTCGTTTTTGTACGGGAATTACACGACGCTCTCGTCGATCACGCCCGACGAGATGAAGCGGATCGTCGAACAACGCCTGTCGCCGCAGTACGTTTCGGTCCACGCGACGGATCTCAAGACGCGTGCCTATCTGCTTGGTGTCGATGAAAAACGGGCGGACATTTCCGACAAACTTCAGTTTCTTTTGGACAACGATATCGAGATCCACGCGCAGGTCGTACTCTGTCCGACGATCAATGACGGCGCACAGCTTGAGAAGACGCTGCGCGATCTGGCGGCGAGCTATCCGAAGGTTATCTCGACGGCCGTCGTTCCGGTCGCGCTGACGCGCTACAACAAAGACGACCGACTGACGCGCGTGACGCCAGAATTCTGTCGCGCGACGATCAAGCAAGTCGAGAAGCTGCAGAAGGAATTTCGCAAAGAGCTGGGCGCAACGTTCGCTTTTCTCGGTGACGAGATCTACATTAAGGCGGGCGCACCGATCCCTTCGCGGCGGCATTACGGAAACTATCCGCAGATCGAAGACGGCGTCGGGATGATCCGTTCGTTTCTGAACAGGTTCGAGAAGCTTGTCGGAACCTTGAATGGCGGCGGCGCATTGACGAAACGCTCCAATCGAATCGACGCCCGGACCCATCTCGCCGCGTTCGTGCCGGAAAATCTAAAATCCAAAATCCAAAATCCAAAATCGAAAACCGGATCGATCCTGACCGGCGAAATGTTCGCGCCGATCCTCAGAACCGAAATCGAAAAGATCAATGCTTTGACGGGCGCGAGATTGAGCGTCCTTGCGGTTCCCAACACGTATTTCGGCGGTGATGTTTCGGTCTCGGGCCTGCTCACCGGACAGGATTATCTGGCCGTCAGGGGACAGGTCACGGGCGATTTTGTGATTATCCCGAAACATACGATCAAATCGGACGAACCGATTTTGCTCGACGGAATGACGTTCGACCAACTGAAGGAATCGTTCGAAGTTCCGATCTATGCCTTCGATCTTGAGGAACTCGCCGCCTTTGCGTTGAAGCTAAAGTAG
- a CDS encoding response regulator produces the protein MATSNKKRILLAEDDSSMRRFIAIILTKAGYAVDLAEDGLVAMELINKNVFDAVVADAIMPNLSGYELCRLIQARPESRPLPCVILSGLEENANDGRFSDAFLTKDTNLQETLLRTLERLIGNEKID, from the coding sequence ATGGCGACCAGTAATAAAAAGCGCATTCTGCTTGCGGAAGACGATTCTTCGATGCGCAGGTTCATCGCGATCATTTTAACAAAGGCGGGCTACGCCGTTGATCTGGCGGAAGACGGCCTGGTCGCGATGGAACTCATTAACAAGAACGTTTTCGATGCCGTCGTCGCGGATGCGATTATGCCGAATCTGTCCGGATACGAGTTATGCCGCTTGATCCAAGCGAGGCCGGAATCTCGTCCGCTACCTTGCGTGATCCTCAGTGGGCTCGAAGAAAACGCGAATGACGGCCGGTTTTCCGACGCTTTTCTGACGAAAGACACGAATTTGCAAGAGACCTTGCTGCGAACACTTGAGCGACTGATCGGCAATGAGAAGATCGATTGA
- a CDS encoding XdhC family protein, translating to MRFESELWNFARERLDSGERAILIVVAESSGSSPGRAGFKMVVADDEMIGSIGGGVMEVALVDQARNDRTDESEVQNPKSKIQTLVHRPNVPDASGMICSGSQTVIVCALDAGDLPTVRAICDALGESRVIRFKITERGLAISDDFGSSEIGFWVAEEGPPEGGTPYGGTSKGGASKFVYEETIGRKPRLFIVGGGHCALALSELMAKLDFHIELFDDRNELNTVEKNVFADRKTIIDSYESIDQMIDSGEDHYVVAMTLGYRFDEIVIRRLVDKNFKYFGVLGSKAKMKVLLNSLKKEGFEGERLKRIRTPIGLPINSRTPEEIAISIAAEIIAVKNR from the coding sequence ATGAGGTTTGAATCGGAACTCTGGAACTTTGCCCGCGAACGTCTGGATTCGGGCGAACGCGCGATCTTGATCGTCGTCGCCGAGAGTTCAGGCAGTTCGCCCGGCCGCGCGGGATTCAAAATGGTTGTCGCCGATGACGAAATGATTGGCTCGATCGGCGGCGGTGTGATGGAGGTTGCGCTCGTCGATCAAGCGCGCAACGATCGCACCGACGAATCCGAAGTCCAAAATCCAAAATCCAAAATCCAAACGCTTGTTCACCGGCCGAATGTTCCGGACGCGAGCGGGATGATCTGCTCGGGAAGCCAGACGGTGATCGTCTGCGCGCTCGACGCGGGTGATCTGCCGACGGTACGTGCGATTTGCGACGCGCTCGGCGAATCGCGGGTGATCCGGTTCAAGATCACTGAACGCGGGCTGGCGATCTCCGATGACTTCGGTTCGTCGGAAATCGGGTTCTGGGTGGCGGAGGAAGGGCCGCCTGAAGGCGGAACTCCATACGGCGGAACTTCTAAGGGCGGAGCTTCGAAGTTCGTTTATGAAGAAACGATCGGTCGAAAGCCGAGACTTTTCATCGTCGGCGGCGGGCATTGCGCGCTTGCACTTTCGGAGTTGATGGCGAAACTCGATTTTCACATCGAGTTGTTCGATGACCGAAACGAACTCAACACGGTCGAGAAGAACGTCTTCGCGGATCGCAAAACGATCATTGACTCATACGAGTCGATCGACCAGATGATCGACTCCGGCGAGGACCATTACGTCGTCGCAATGACGCTCGGATACCGCTTCGACGAGATCGTCATCCGTCGCCTTGTTGACAAGAACTTCAAATACTTCGGGGTTTTGGGAAGCAAGGCCAAGATGAAGGTTCTGCTGAACTCATTGAAAAAGGAGGGTTTCGAAGGCGAACGGCTAAAACGGATCCGGACGCCGATCGGGCTTCCGATCAACAGCCGAACGCCTGAAGAGATCGCCATATCGATCGCGGCCGAGATCATCGCGGTCAAGAACCGCTGA
- a CDS encoding cation transporter gives MEVSRENYNFQKIVAAVGVALFVIKFIAWYLTNSVAILTDALESTINVTAGFVGLYSLYLSAQPRDANHPYGHGKVEFVSAAIEGTLIAVAGLVIIYEAINNLWHPHEIGSLDYGIILVTITAFVNYGVGAIAVRKGKKNNSLALVASGKHLQSDTYSTIGIIIGLILILFTKLAWLDSVVALIFGGVIIYTGYKILRGSIAGIMDEADEELLKRVVATLEESRRDNWIDLHNLRIIKYGNTLHIDCHLTVPWYLTTRDAHEDVDDLERLIDTKFGESIEMFVHTDPCVESSCEICTKTDCDVRKRKFVKRLNWTEIDISDDSKHSVDGSTGT, from the coding sequence TTGGAAGTCTCACGAGAAAACTACAATTTTCAAAAGATCGTCGCCGCGGTCGGGGTTGCGCTGTTCGTTATCAAATTCATCGCGTGGTATCTGACGAATTCGGTAGCGATCCTGACCGACGCGCTTGAGAGCACGATCAACGTCACCGCCGGCTTCGTCGGGCTTTACAGTCTTTATCTTTCGGCCCAGCCGCGCGACGCGAATCACCCCTACGGTCACGGCAAGGTCGAATTCGTCTCGGCGGCGATCGAGGGAACACTGATCGCCGTCGCCGGTCTCGTGATCATTTATGAAGCCATCAATAACCTCTGGCACCCGCACGAGATCGGTTCGCTCGATTACGGAATCATCCTCGTCACGATTACGGCCTTCGTCAATTACGGTGTCGGTGCCATTGCCGTCAGAAAAGGCAAAAAGAACAATTCACTGGCCCTCGTCGCGAGCGGAAAGCATTTGCAGTCCGACACATACTCAACGATCGGCATCATCATCGGACTCATCCTGATCCTGTTTACGAAACTCGCCTGGCTTGACAGCGTGGTCGCGCTGATCTTCGGCGGCGTGATCATCTACACCGGTTACAAGATTCTCCGCGGTTCGATCGCGGGGATTATGGACGAGGCCGACGAAGAACTTCTGAAAAGGGTCGTCGCGACCCTCGAAGAATCGCGCCGCGACAATTGGATCGACCTCCATAATCTCCGCATCATCAAATACGGCAACACGCTGCACATCGACTGCCATCTGACGGTGCCGTGGTATCTGACCACACGAGATGCGCACGAAGACGTCGACGATCTCGAACGGCTGATTGACACCAAATTCGGCGAGAGCATCGAGATGTTTGTTCACACCGACCCCTGCGTTGAATCGTCCTGCGAGATCTGCACGAAAACCGATTGCGACGTCCGCAAACGAAAGTTCGTCAAGCGCCTAAACTGGACCGAGATCGATATTTCCGACGATTCGAAGCACAGCGTCGACGGTTCGACGGGAACCTGA
- the ald gene encoding alanine dehydrogenase, translated as MKIGLPKEIKDNEYRVGLTPAGVNALTNSGHEVFVQRTAGQGSGFSDENYVNAGGILLDTADEVWATGDMIVKVKEPIAPEYPRMREDQVLFTYLHLAPEFELTKQMMNRKVTGVAYETITDKLGRLPLLTPMSEVAGRMSVQVGATYLEKMNGGRGILLGGVPGVPAANVVIIGGGVVGTEAAKMAVGLGAHVTIIDINLDRLRQLDDIFLSKVQTLASSRYAIREAISHADLVIGGVLVVGAAAPKLVTRDMLKDIPNGAVLVDVAVDQGGCFETTHATTHSNPTFYEEGVLHYCVANMPGAVPRTSTFALTNATLPYALALANKGFAQAIADDAGLKEGVNTFAGKCTYEAVATSQNIEYTPLDDLLG; from the coding sequence ATGAAAATCGGATTACCTAAAGAGATCAAAGACAACGAGTATCGGGTTGGTTTGACCCCGGCGGGCGTGAATGCGCTGACGAATTCGGGGCATGAGGTTTTTGTCCAAAGAACGGCCGGACAGGGGTCGGGTTTTAGCGACGAGAATTACGTCAACGCCGGCGGGATCTTGCTCGATACAGCGGACGAAGTTTGGGCGACTGGCGATATGATCGTCAAGGTCAAGGAACCGATCGCGCCGGAGTATCCGCGGATGCGCGAAGATCAGGTTCTGTTCACATATTTACACCTGGCGCCGGAATTCGAACTCACGAAGCAGATGATGAACCGCAAGGTCACGGGGGTCGCGTACGAAACGATCACCGACAAACTGGGCCGTCTGCCGCTGCTGACGCCGATGTCGGAGGTGGCGGGCCGGATGTCGGTTCAGGTCGGCGCGACATACCTTGAAAAAATGAACGGCGGACGCGGAATTCTGCTTGGCGGCGTCCCGGGAGTGCCGGCGGCGAACGTTGTCATCATCGGCGGCGGCGTGGTCGGGACCGAGGCCGCGAAAATGGCCGTTGGACTTGGCGCGCACGTGACGATCATCGACATCAATCTCGATCGCCTGCGTCAACTCGATGACATTTTTCTTTCGAAGGTTCAAACCCTTGCCTCGTCGCGTTATGCGATCCGCGAAGCGATCTCGCACGCCGATCTCGTCATCGGCGGCGTTCTCGTCGTCGGCGCCGCGGCCCCGAAACTCGTCACGCGCGATATGCTGAAGGACATTCCGAACGGCGCTGTTTTGGTCGATGTCGCCGTCGATCAGGGCGGCTGTTTCGAAACGACGCACGCGACGACGCACTCGAATCCGACTTTTTACGAGGAAGGCGTGCTTCATTACTGCGTTGCGAATATGCCGGGCGCGGTTCCGCGAACCTCGACCTTTGCACTCACGAACGCGACGCTGCCGTACGCGCTCGCGCTCGCCAACAAAGGCTTCGCACAAGCAATCGCCGACGATGCCGGACTCAAGGAAGGCGTCAACACCTTCGCCGGAAAATGTACATACGAAGCGGTCGCGACTTCGCAGAACATTGAATACACGCCGCTCGATGATCTGCTCGGATAG
- a CDS encoding aldehyde dehydrogenase family protein, which translates to MSKTKESKKKTTKTPTYHNYIAGEWVKSSSGEWFENLNPADTTDVVGRFPKSNAEDVNRAVDAAKSAATRWRRTPAPKRAEILFRLGEILRENKDEFTRQMTREMGKVLKEAGGDVQEAIDCTYYTAGEGRRLHGFTTPAEMPNKFAMCVRQPVGVCGLITPFNFPMAIPSWKLIPALVCGNTVVIKSGEDVPLSTINLVKACEEAGIPKGVVNVVNGFGDAGAALVRHHDVRLISFTGSTDTGRIIAEKCAADNKIVSLEMGGKNAIIVMDDADIDNAVDGSLWGAFGTSGQRCTASSRLVVHKKIYKKFCEKLVERVKKLKVGNGLDPKTEVGPVINQKQMEKILGYIEIGQKEDKATLAVGGSRLTKGDYKNGWFIEPTVFTNVDRNHRVGQEEIFGPVTSVIPFSTLEEAIDIVNDVKYGLSSAIYTQDVNQAFYAMQELYTGICYVNSATIGAEVHLPFGGTKGTGNGHREAGTQVLDIFSEWKALYIDYSGKLQKAQIDEVEI; encoded by the coding sequence ATGTCCAAAACAAAAGAATCGAAAAAGAAAACTACCAAAACACCGACCTACCACAACTACATCGCCGGCGAATGGGTGAAATCGTCGTCGGGCGAATGGTTTGAAAATTTGAATCCGGCCGATACGACCGATGTCGTCGGTCGTTTTCCGAAATCGAACGCGGAAGACGTAAACCGCGCCGTCGATGCCGCGAAATCGGCCGCCACGCGCTGGCGCCGGACTCCGGCCCCGAAACGCGCCGAGATCCTTTTCCGGCTCGGCGAGATTCTGCGCGAGAACAAGGACGAATTCACGCGCCAGATGACGCGCGAGATGGGCAAGGTTTTGAAAGAAGCCGGCGGCGATGTTCAGGAAGCGATCGACTGCACTTATTACACGGCCGGCGAAGGCCGCCGTCTTCACGGATTCACGACGCCGGCCGAAATGCCGAACAAATTCGCGATGTGCGTCCGCCAGCCGGTCGGCGTCTGCGGTCTGATCACGCCCTTCAACTTCCCGATGGCGATCCCGTCGTGGAAACTGATCCCGGCGCTCGTGTGCGGCAACACGGTCGTCATCAAATCGGGCGAAGACGTGCCGCTTTCGACGATAAATCTCGTCAAGGCGTGCGAAGAGGCCGGAATTCCGAAAGGTGTCGTCAACGTCGTCAACGGTTTCGGCGATGCCGGCGCGGCGCTTGTGAGACATCACGACGTGCGCTTGATCTCGTTTACGGGTTCGACCGATACCGGCCGCATCATCGCCGAAAAATGCGCCGCCGACAACAAGATCGTCTCGCTCGAAATGGGCGGCAAGAACGCGATAATCGTGATGGACGACGCCGATATCGACAACGCGGTCGACGGCTCGCTGTGGGGCGCGTTCGGAACCAGCGGCCAGCGTTGCACCGCTTCGTCGCGGCTCGTCGTGCACAAGAAAATCTACAAGAAATTCTGCGAAAAACTCGTCGAACGCGTCAAGAAACTCAAGGTAGGCAACGGACTAGATCCGAAAACCGAGGTCGGACCTGTGATCAATCAAAAGCAGATGGAAAAGATCCTCGGCTACATCGAGATCGGCCAAAAGGAAGACAAGGCGACGCTCGCGGTCGGTGGAAGCCGTCTGACGAAGGGCGACTATAAGAACGGCTGGTTTATCGAGCCGACGGTCTTCACGAACGTCGACCGCAATCATCGCGTCGGCCAGGAAGAGATCTTCGGGCCGGTGACGTCGGTCATTCCGTTCTCGACTCTCGAAGAGGCGATCGACATCGTCAACGACGTCAAATACGGACTTTCGTCGGCGATCTACACGCAGGACGTCAACCAGGCGTTTTACGCGATGCAGGAACTCTACACGGGCATTTGTTACGTCAACTCGGCGACCATCGGCGCGGAAGTCCACCTCCCGTTCGGCGGGACGAAGGGAACCGGCAACGGCCATCGCGAAGCGGGAACCCAGGTGCTCGACATTTTCAGCGAATGGAAGGCGCTGTACATCGATTACTCGGGCAAACTGCAGAAAGCGCAGATCGACGAGGTTGAGATCTGA
- a CDS encoding molybdopterin-dependent oxidoreductase, with product MKNLDSKSYVRGESVYLDDIPVVEGTLFACVFDSPVAHGRITALNTSKAETAKGVARVITAKDLVGENQIGGILPDEPLLAEDEVHFCGMPIAIVLAETDEQARAAAKLISVEIEPLEAITDEREAFARNSLIAPPKRFKLGDAESALKSCAHVFEGRTHSGGQEHLYIETQGAFTIPAESDGIRVYSSTQGPTAVQRAVARVTALPMNLIEVDVTRLGGGFGGKEDQANAWAAICAVGTQITRRPVKFALHRMDDMRMTGKRHPYSADYRIGLDADLKIVAYDVTFFQNAGAACDLSLPVLERTLFHCSNSYFIPNVSAVAYSCKTNLPPNTAFRGFGGPQGMFVIESAIAHAAEKLGVAKDEVQRRNLLKTGDEFPYGQIAESEAETSWMQADAKYEFERLKRDAFEFNASSKYLKKGVAIQPVCFGISFTKTPMNQARSLVHVYTDGTVAVSTGAVEMGQGVNTKIAQVAANVFGIPIGFIKVHTTNTLRIANTSPTAASAAADLNGKATAIACGTILERLKEVEASMVGRPPEGGTPSAPSWVELVNEAHLRRVNLSEHAHYATPGIGFDWSVAKGHPFAYHVYGTAIVGVTVDCLRGTYEFDYVKVCHDFGQSMNPAVDLGQIEGGIVQGIGWMTMEEVVYDEIGRLRSNALSTYKIPDVYSAPKTIEVVSLDNLKENLAVFNSKAVGEPPLMYGIGAYFALREAVKAFNQESLPPFDAPLTPEKILMNLYGS from the coding sequence ATGAAAAACCTTGACTCAAAATCATATGTACGCGGCGAATCGGTTTATCTCGACGATATTCCGGTCGTCGAAGGGACGCTTTTCGCGTGCGTTTTCGACTCGCCGGTTGCCCACGGTCGAATCACGGCCCTCAACACGAGCAAAGCGGAAACTGCAAAAGGCGTCGCACGGGTTATCACCGCAAAGGATCTTGTCGGCGAGAATCAGATCGGCGGCATCTTGCCGGACGAACCCCTGCTTGCGGAAGACGAAGTTCATTTCTGCGGAATGCCGATCGCCATCGTGCTCGCCGAAACGGACGAGCAGGCGCGTGCCGCGGCGAAACTGATCTCGGTCGAGATCGAACCGCTCGAAGCGATCACCGATGAACGCGAGGCATTTGCAAGAAACAGCCTGATCGCGCCGCCGAAACGATTCAAACTCGGCGACGCCGAATCGGCACTCAAGAGCTGCGCGCACGTTTTCGAAGGCCGCACCCATTCGGGCGGCCAGGAGCATCTGTACATCGAAACTCAGGGCGCCTTTACGATTCCGGCCGAGAGCGACGGAATCCGCGTTTATTCGTCGACACAGGGTCCGACGGCGGTCCAGCGCGCGGTTGCGAGGGTTACGGCGCTGCCGATGAATCTGATCGAGGTCGACGTGACGAGACTCGGCGGCGGCTTCGGGGGCAAGGAAGATCAGGCAAACGCTTGGGCGGCCATTTGCGCCGTCGGCACACAGATCACAAGGCGTCCGGTGAAATTCGCGCTGCACAGGATGGATGATATGCGGATGACCGGAAAACGGCATCCGTACTCGGCCGATTACAGAATCGGGCTCGATGCCGATCTGAAGATCGTCGCGTATGACGTGACCTTCTTCCAAAACGCAGGCGCGGCGTGCGACCTCTCGCTTCCGGTTCTCGAACGCACGCTTTTCCACTGCTCGAACTCGTATTTTATCCCGAACGTTTCGGCCGTCGCCTATTCTTGCAAGACGAACCTGCCGCCGAACACGGCTTTTCGGGGATTCGGCGGACCGCAGGGAATGTTCGTCATCGAATCGGCGATCGCGCACGCTGCCGAGAAGCTCGGCGTCGCGAAAGACGAGGTCCAACGCCGCAATCTCCTAAAGACCGGCGACGAATTCCCGTACGGCCAGATCGCTGAATCCGAGGCCGAAACAAGCTGGATGCAGGCCGACGCGAAATACGAATTCGAACGTCTCAAACGCGATGCGTTTGAATTCAATGCATCGAGCAAGTATCTGAAAAAAGGCGTCGCCATCCAGCCCGTCTGTTTCGGGATCTCGTTCACTAAAACGCCGATGAACCAGGCGCGTTCGCTGGTCCACGTTTACACCGACGGAACGGTCGCGGTTTCGACCGGCGCGGTCGAAATGGGACAGGGCGTGAACACCAAGATCGCACAGGTCGCGGCGAACGTCTTCGGCATCCCGATCGGATTTATCAAGGTCCACACGACCAATACTTTGCGGATCGCCAACACGTCGCCGACGGCGGCTTCGGCGGCGGCCGATCTGAACGGCAAGGCGACGGCGATCGCCTGCGGGACGATTCTTGAAAGGCTAAAGGAAGTTGAGGCATCGATGGTTGGAAGGCCGCCTGAAGGCGGAACTCCAAGCGCTCCGAGCTGGGTCGAACTTGTGAACGAGGCGCATTTGCGACGCGTCAATCTCAGCGAGCACGCACATTACGCGACGCCGGGAATCGGTTTCGACTGGTCGGTTGCCAAAGGCCATCCGTTCGCATATCACGTTTATGGAACGGCGATCGTCGGCGTTACGGTCGATTGCCTTCGCGGAACCTACGAATTCGATTACGTCAAGGTTTGCCACGACTTCGGTCAATCGATGAACCCGGCGGTCGACCTCGGTCAGATCGAGGGCGGCATCGTTCAGGGAATCGGCTGGATGACGATGGAAGAGGTCGTTTACGATGAAATCGGCCGTTTGCGTTCGAACGCGCTCTCAACCTACAAGATTCCCGATGTTTACTCGGCTCCGAAAACGATCGAGGTGGTCTCGCTGGATAATCTCAAGGAAAATCTCGCGGTTTTCAATTCAAAGGCCGTCGGCGAACCGCCCCTGATGTACGGCATCGGCGCCTATTTCGCCCTCCGCGAAGCCGTCAAAGCATTCAATCAAGAGAGTTTGCCGCCATTCGACGCGCCGTTGACTCCGGAAAAGATCCTGATGAATCTGTACGGATCGTAA
- a CDS encoding trypsin-like peptidase domain-containing protein — protein sequence MRFCGKTFLVFVAVSVLAVSAIAQTGVERSRAAAITPEKLSSSFAEVAKSVESAVVNIDTRSKSSEIGIKDNSGGKADGIDEMLRRQERRQSVAVGSGFIFDKSGFIVTNSHVVEDAARIFVQLPGGEEFVATLVGIDEETDLAVLKIDAGRELPVLRFADSETSRVGDWVLAFGSPFGLANTVTAGIISQVKRETPGTPLRPFQKFIQTDAAINRGNSGGPLVNMNGEVIGINSQIATSTGDSNGIGFALPSNEAARVLRQIVEYGKVRRGYLGVNMDSVKAEFAKVYGLDEARGAVITNISDKRSAAAVAGLLAGDIILEVDGKRIADAQDLIEKVAASAPDQTVEMTIIREAGAKLERMSLPVKLGERPTVTKQLPNSERRVLPVDGRTEPLNPFGLTMSELTPTIAAAYKIEGQKGVVVKTISPTSFIADVRAANGDDALREGDVIVRVNRVPVTDLKTFNDVAGKLKKGDAVVLNVLSVNAARVSVPKIVQFTVR from the coding sequence CACGCCCGAAAAACTCTCGTCTTCGTTTGCCGAGGTTGCGAAATCCGTCGAATCCGCCGTTGTCAATATCGACACGCGCTCGAAAAGCTCGGAGATCGGGATCAAGGACAATAGCGGCGGAAAGGCGGATGGGATCGACGAAATGCTGCGCCGCCAGGAGCGTCGGCAGTCGGTCGCGGTCGGCAGCGGCTTCATCTTCGACAAATCGGGCTTTATCGTCACGAACTCGCACGTCGTCGAAGACGCTGCAAGGATCTTCGTACAGCTTCCGGGCGGCGAGGAGTTCGTCGCAACACTCGTCGGGATCGATGAGGAAACGGATCTTGCGGTGCTCAAGATCGATGCCGGCCGCGAACTTCCGGTACTCAGATTCGCTGATTCCGAAACATCACGCGTCGGCGATTGGGTGCTTGCCTTCGGTTCGCCGTTCGGGCTCGCGAACACGGTCACGGCCGGCATAATCTCGCAGGTAAAACGCGAAACGCCGGGGACTCCGCTCCGGCCGTTCCAAAAATTCATACAGACGGACGCCGCCATAAATCGCGGAAACTCGGGCGGGCCGCTCGTCAATATGAACGGCGAGGTAATCGGAATCAATTCGCAGATCGCAACATCGACCGGCGACAGCAACGGAATCGGCTTTGCGCTTCCGTCCAACGAGGCGGCGCGGGTTTTGCGGCAGATCGTCGAGTACGGAAAGGTCCGACGCGGGTATTTGGGCGTCAATATGGACTCGGTAAAAGCCGAGTTCGCAAAGGTTTACGGTTTGGACGAAGCGCGTGGAGCGGTGATCACGAACATTTCGGACAAGCGAAGCGCGGCGGCTGTCGCCGGACTTCTTGCGGGCGACATCATTCTCGAGGTTGACGGCAAAAGGATCGCGGACGCACAGGATCTGATCGAAAAGGTCGCCGCGAGCGCGCCTGACCAAACCGTCGAGATGACGATCATTCGCGAGGCCGGAGCTAAGCTTGAACGGATGTCGCTTCCGGTGAAACTCGGTGAACGTCCGACAGTTACGAAGCAACTGCCAAATAGCGAGCGTCGCGTCCTACCGGTCGATGGCCGGACGGAACCGTTGAACCCGTTCGGACTGACGATGTCCGAACTGACGCCGACGATCGCCGCGGCATACAAGATCGAAGGGCAGAAGGGCGTTGTTGTCAAAACGATCAGCCCGACGAGTTTCATTGCCGATGTTCGCGCCGCGAACGGAGACGATGCGTTGCGTGAAGGAGACGTCATCGTTCGCGTCAACCGCGTTCCGGTCACTGATCTGAAGACGTTCAATGATGTCGCCGGCAAATTGAAAAAGGGCGATGCCGTGGTCCTGAATGTGCTCAGCGTCAACGCCGCGCGCGTTTCGGTTCCGAAGATCGTTCAGTTTACGGTCCGCTGA